The segment GCGCGAAGGCATCATCCTCATCGAATACATCTGCAACACCGGCATGCTCACGACAGACCGCGTATCCTTCTTCGCCCTACCCTTAAAAATCCCCGAAGCCGACGGCGCACCGGCCCGCGTAATCGCAATACCATAACCCCCGGAAAACCACCATGATCTATCACCAGCTCTTCGCCCAAATTGACCGCACCGTACGCGTCGGCGTCATCGGCACCGGACATTACGCCACAGCCCTCGTCACACAATCGCGCGTCGTCGATCAACTCGACGTACCCGTCGTCTGCGACACAAACCCGGACGCAGCCCAAAATGCATATCATCACGCGGGCCTGGACACCGACAAAACCATCATCTGCGACACCACCCAACAGGCAGCCAAAGCCATCGAACAGGGCAAACACGTCATCCTCACCGACGCCATGCAAATGATGGACCTGCCCCTCGACGTCATCGTCGAATCCACAGGCGTCCCCAGTGCAGGCGCAAAACACGGCATAGAAGCCATCCGACACGGCAAACACGTCGCCATGGTATCCAAAGAAACCGACGTCACCGTCGGACCCATCCTCAAACACCTCGCAGACAAAGCCGGACGCGTCTATACCGCTGTTGACGGCGACCAGCACGGCCTGCTCATGGGCCTCGTACAATGGGCGCGCAGCCTGGGCCTCGAAGTCCTCTGCGGGGGCAAATCACTCGACTCCGACCGCGTTTACGACCCGCAAACCAACGCCATCGTATGGTCCAGGGGCAAAATCCAGATCCCCGACGAACAGATATTCTCCGCCCAAAATCCCTCGGCTCACATCGCACAACGCCGCCAGATCATGGGCGAACTCGGCTCCATCGCCGGTTACGACATCACCGAACTCACCATCGCCGCCAATGCCACCGGCCTCATACCCGATATAGACACCCTGCACACCCCCGTAGTCCGCACCGTTGAGATACCCGAAGTCCTCGCACCCAAAGAAGACGGCGGCATCTTATCCCACCGCGGCGTCATCGACTGCGTCTCCTGCCTGCGCCAGGCAAACGAACCCGGCCTCGGCGGCGGCGTCTTCATCGTCATCGCCTGTGAAAACGCCTACTCCCGCCACATCCTCACCACCAAAGGACTCATCCCCAACAAAAAAGGCACCACAGCCCTCATCTACCGACCCTATCACCTCTGCGGCGTTGAAACACCCATCACAACACTCGTCGCGGGCCTCTTAAACCTGCCCACGGGCACCACCGACTATCGCCCCTCCTTCGACGTTGTGGGCCGTGCAAAAGAACCCCTCAAAGCCGGCGACCAGATCGGCAACGACCACAGCAAAAACATCGAATACCTCATGCGCCCTGCGCTACCCGTCGCGCCCGACAACCCCCTGCCCTTTCACATGGCCAACGGCAATACGCTAAGCCGGGACATCCCCGCTGGCGCATTCATCACAGCAAGCGCGATTCAACCAGAAGACAACGACCCCCTCTGGACAATACGCAAAGAACAGGACGCATATTTTCTAAAATAAAAAAGCCGGGCACATCACACAGATGTACCCGGCTTTTCTTTACCTTCGCTCTTTCACCCCTTCAAAAAACCCCGCAACACCGTATGCAAAATCCCCCCATTGCGATAATAATCGATCTCCACGGGCGTATCGATACGCACCGTCGCAGAAAACGACTTCACATTCCCATCCTCATCCGTCGCCGTCACCGTCACATCTTGCAAAGGCTGCAAATCATCGCTCAGACCCGTAATATCGTACACCTCCCGCCCCGTAAGCCCCAGCGACTCGGCATTCTCGCCCGCCACAAACTCCAGCGGCAACACCCCCATACCCACCAGATTGCTGCGGTGAATGCGTTCAAAACTCTCCACAAGCACCGCGCGCACGCCCAGAAGTAACGGACCCTTAGCCGCCCAATCGCGCGACGACCCCGAACCGTACTCCGCGCCCGCGATCACAATCGACGGCACGCCCTCATCCACATACTGCATCGCCGCATCGTAAATACTCATCTGCTCACCCGAAGGCAGATGCACCGTCACCCCGCCCTCTGTCCCTGGCGCCAGCGAATTGCGAATGCGAATATTCGCAAACGTACCCCGCATCATCACCTCGTGATTACCCCGCCGCGAACCATAAGAATTGAAATCCTTCGGCGCAACCCCTCGAGCAATCAAAAACTGCCCCGCCGGACTATCCACCGCAATCGAACCCGCCGGAGAAATGTGATCCGTCGTCACCGAATCGCCCAATCGCGCCAGCACCCGCGCACCTCTAATATCTGTAATCGCGTCTAACTCCGGCGATAAATCCACAAAAAACGGCGGCTCCTGCACATAAGTACTCTCCGCCTGCCACCCATAGAGATCCCCCTCTTGCCCGCCAACCGCATTCCACATCTCATTGCCCTCAAACACATTGCCATAACGCGCCTCAAACATATCCGGCTTGAGCGCCCGTGCAATCGTATCGCCAATCTCATCCTGACTGGGCCAGAGATCGCGCAAAAACACCGCATTGCCATCCCCATCCACACCTATCGGCTCGGCAGTCAAATCCAGATCCACCCGCCCCGCCAGAGCATAAGCCACAACCAGCGGCGGCGACGCCAGATAATTCGCCTTCACATGCGGATGCACGCGACCTTCAAAATTGCGATTCCCACTCAACACCGACGCAGCGACCAGATCATCCTCGTGAATCGCGGCAACCACCGGATCGGGCAACGGGCCACTATTGCCAATACACGTCGTACAGCCATACCCCACCGTATGAAACCCGAGCTGCTCCAAATACGGCGTCAAACCCGCCTGGTCGAGATAATCCGACACCACGCGCGAACCCGGTGCCAGACTCGTCTTCACATGCGCGTGAACCTTCAACCCCTTCTCCGCCGCCTTCTTCGCCAACAAACCAGCGGCCACCATCACAGACGGATTGCTCGTATTGGTACAACTCGTAATCGCGGCAATCACCACCGCCCCGTGCCCCAGCGCGCCATTCGTCCTCTTTTGAACCTCATCATCATCCAGCCCAAAACCACTATTGCCCACGGGTGCGCGCAACGCGCCCTCAAACGCATCCTTCATCTGCCCCAGCGCAATGCGATCCTGCGGCCGTTTTGGACCCGCCAAACTCGGCTCCACCGTACTCAAATCCAGTTCAAGCGCATCCGTAAACCGCGGCTCCGGCGTATCATCTGTACGGAACAAACCCTGCTCCTTCGCGTACCGCTCAACCACATCCACCTCTTCCGCCGTGCGACCCGTGCGCGCCAAATAGCGCAGCGTCTCATCATCCACCGGGAAAAACCCCATCGTCGCCCCGTATTCCGGCGCCATATTTGCAATCGTCGCGCGATCAGCCAGCCCAATACCCGTCAATCCCGTACCGTAAAACTCGACAAACTTATCCACCACGCCCTTCTCGCGCAACATCTGAACCACCGTCAACGTCAAATCCGTCGCCGTCGTACCCTCGGGCAACTGCCCATCCAATTTGAACCCGACAACCTCGGGCGTCAGCATATAAATCGGCTGCCCCAGCATCACCGCCTCCGCCTCAATACCCCCCACACCCCAGCCCACCACACCCAGGCCATTAATCATCGTCGTATGAGAATCTGCCCCCACCAGACTATCGGGAAAAGCCACGCCATCCCGGACAATAACCCCCTTCGCCAGATACTCCAGATTGACCTGATGCACAATACCCGTCAGCGGCGGCACCACCCTGAAACTCTCGAAAGCATTCGCACCCCAGCGCAAAAACTCGTACCGCTCCCGATTGCGCTCAAACTCGATCTCTGCATTTCTCCGCAACGCATCCGAATTTGCAAAACTATCCACCTGCACCGAATGATCCACAACCAGATCCACCGGAATCAGCGGCTCAACCCGCTTTGCATCGCCCCCCATGCGTCCCATAGCCGAACGCAACGCCGCCAGATCCACCAGCGAAGGCACACCCGTAAAATCCTGCAACACCACCCGCGCGGGCTTAAACGGTATCTCTATCGGATTGGGATTGGTCCAATTCGCCAGCGTCTCCACATCCTCCTCCCGCACCTGATACCCATCCAGATTGCGCAACGCCGCCTCGAGCAGCACCCGCACGGAAAACGGCAAATCCGACACCGCCCCAACCCCATCAACCTCCAACCGATCCAGCCGAAAAATCGCGAGATCACCCGCCATAGTAGAAAGTGTATCGCGCGAATTCAAAGGATTATGCGTTTGACTCATAAACTGATCCTTCTCTAAAAGGTTTCAAGCTACTTTCTCAGAAAATACGAATCATTCAGAGCACTACGTCAGATAGAGACATCGCTTTTCTCATCTACCATAACGATGAGTTGACGCACGATAGGTACCAGTTTGTGGGGAACCTGCATAGCGGTATAACCTTGCTCAAAGGCG is part of the Gemmatimonadota bacterium genome and harbors:
- a CDS encoding flagellar biosynthesis protein FlgA, translated to MIYHQLFAQIDRTVRVGVIGTGHYATALVTQSRVVDQLDVPVVCDTNPDAAQNAYHHAGLDTDKTIICDTTQQAAKAIEQGKHVILTDAMQMMDLPLDVIVESTGVPSAGAKHGIEAIRHGKHVAMVSKETDVTVGPILKHLADKAGRVYTAVDGDQHGLLMGLVQWARSLGLEVLCGGKSLDSDRVYDPQTNAIVWSRGKIQIPDEQIFSAQNPSAHIAQRRQIMGELGSIAGYDITELTIAANATGLIPDIDTLHTPVVRTVEIPEVLAPKEDGGILSHRGVIDCVSCLRQANEPGLGGGVFIVIACENAYSRHILTTKGLIPNKKGTTALIYRPYHLCGVETPITTLVAGLLNLPTGTTDYRPSFDVVGRAKEPLKAGDQIGNDHSKNIEYLMRPALPVAPDNPLPFHMANGNTLSRDIPAGAFITASAIQPEDNDPLWTIRKEQDAYFLK
- the acnA gene encoding aconitate hydratase AcnA, whose amino-acid sequence is MSQTHNPLNSRDTLSTMAGDLAIFRLDRLEVDGVGAVSDLPFSVRVLLEAALRNLDGYQVREEDVETLANWTNPNPIEIPFKPARVVLQDFTGVPSLVDLAALRSAMGRMGGDAKRVEPLIPVDLVVDHSVQVDSFANSDALRRNAEIEFERNRERYEFLRWGANAFESFRVVPPLTGIVHQVNLEYLAKGVIVRDGVAFPDSLVGADSHTTMINGLGVVGWGVGGIEAEAVMLGQPIYMLTPEVVGFKLDGQLPEGTTATDLTLTVVQMLREKGVVDKFVEFYGTGLTGIGLADRATIANMAPEYGATMGFFPVDDETLRYLARTGRTAEEVDVVERYAKEQGLFRTDDTPEPRFTDALELDLSTVEPSLAGPKRPQDRIALGQMKDAFEGALRAPVGNSGFGLDDDEVQKRTNGALGHGAVVIAAITSCTNTSNPSVMVAAGLLAKKAAEKGLKVHAHVKTSLAPGSRVVSDYLDQAGLTPYLEQLGFHTVGYGCTTCIGNSGPLPDPVVAAIHEDDLVAASVLSGNRNFEGRVHPHVKANYLASPPLVVAYALAGRVDLDLTAEPIGVDGDGNAVFLRDLWPSQDEIGDTIARALKPDMFEARYGNVFEGNEMWNAVGGQEGDLYGWQAESTYVQEPPFFVDLSPELDAITDIRGARVLARLGDSVTTDHISPAGSIAVDSPAGQFLIARGVAPKDFNSYGSRRGNHEVMMRGTFANIRIRNSLAPGTEGGVTVHLPSGEQMSIYDAAMQYVDEGVPSIVIAGAEYGSGSSRDWAAKGPLLLGVRAVLVESFERIHRSNLVGMGVLPLEFVAGENAESLGLTGREVYDITGLSDDLQPLQDVTVTATDEDGNVKSFSATVRIDTPVEIDYYRNGGILHTVLRGFLKG